CCAGACTATTGTGCTGGATAAAACTGGAACTTTAACACAGGGAAAACCCACTGTTACTGACTTTGTTACTGTCAACGGCACAGCTAATAGTAATGAGTTAAAACTTTTGCAGTTGGCAGCATCTGTAGAACGAAATTCAGAACATCCATTAGCTGAAGCCGTGGTTAGGTATGCCCAATCTCAGCAAGTGGAACTGACAGAGGCTAAACAATTTGAAGCGATCGCTGGGAGTGGTGTCCAAGGAATTGTTTTAGACCGTTTCGTACAAATCGGTACTCAGCGTTGGATGGAAGAATTAAATATCGATACCCGCACGCTTCAAGAGCGTAAAACCTCTCTGGAAGCTGCTGGTAAAACAGCTATTTTAATTGCAGTGGATGGGCAAATTCAAGGTTTGATGGGAATTGCTGATGCACTTAAACCTTCTTCAGTAGCAGTTGTGAGAACGCTACAAAAGTTAGGTTTAGAGGTAGTTATGCTCACAGGGGATAATCGCAAAACAGCAGAAGCGATCGCTAGCGAAGTTGGGATCACACGAGTATTTGCAGAAGTTCGACCCGACCAAAAAGCGTCTCAGATACAGGCATTGCAAGCAGAGGGGAAAATTGTCGCAATGGTAGGTGATGGCATTAATGATGCACCAGCACTGGCTCAAGCGAACGTGGGGATTGCAATTGGTACAGGAACAGATGTAGCGATCGCAGCCAGCGATATCACCCTGATCTCTGGAGACTTGCAAGGTATTGTTACTGCAATTCAATTGAGTCGTGCCACTATGCAGAACATCCGACAAAATCTCTTCTTTGCCTTTATTTACAACGTTGCTGGGATTCCCATTGCTGCTGGAGTTTTGTTTCCTATCTTTGGTTGGCTACTCAACCCGATTATCGCGGGTGGGGCGATGGCTTTTAGTTCCGTTTCTGTTGTTACGAATGCCTTACGCTTGCGTAACTTTCATCCCAAAACTATCTAATAATTGTGGAGGAATTTAACAAATGTTCAACAAAAGTAAGATTTTTGGGAGCATTGCCGGGTTAGGACTTCTGTTTGGTACAGCATCAAGCGTAGCAACAGCACAAATGCCAACCGAAATGCCAACACATTCATCAGAACAAACCAGTCAATTTCGCCGTATTGAGCAACCACTAGCATTAAAAATCGGTGTTACTTTGGGAGGTTTAGGGTTAATTGGATTGGAACTGTGGTGGTTTCTATTCAGTAAAAACAAAGCTACAAAAGCTAATATTGATCAAGGAATACAAGAGCTAACAATTAATGTAGATGGAGGCTATGAACCTTCTCGTGTAATTGTAAAATTTGGTCAACCTGTACGGCTAAATTTCTTTCGCCGCGACCCCAGTAGCTGTTTAGAGAAAGTTTTACTACCTGATTTTCATATTGCTCAAGATTTAGCTCTTAACCATGTCACTCCCATTGAATTTACACCTCCCAAACCAGGTCAATATCAATTTACCTGTGGGATGAATATGTTTCGTGGTGTAGTGGAAGTCCAGTAGTGAGGTAACAATAAACTTTACCTTTGAAACTAATGATTCAGCTTTATATCAAGGTGTTAATTGACTAGTCATGGCTAGCTGATTGATTGGATTGCCAGGATTTACGCAGTGTTACGAATGCAAGAATACTCACAACTGTGAGGTAGATACGCTGTAGCCACATACTACTCAAGCTAAGGGTAATATGTCCGCCAATAATTCCACCTATGAACATCGTAAAACCAAGGATCACACCTAGTTTGTAATCCACAATGCCCTGCATCATGAATATTAAAGTGGCAACGAATGAAGAAAATATATTAATCAGCTTAGTTGTAGCTATTGCTTGAACAAATGTCATGCGAAATAACATCACATAGGCTGCCGTTAGTAAGGTAACATACCCACCACTGAAAAAGCCGCCGTAAATACCAAGTAGGAAAGTGACTATATAGCCTGCGATTTCTGCTATCCGCGAAGGTATTACCTCTGCTGGAACTACTCCAGCATTCCTGTTGGCAATTGATAACACGGTAACTACAATCATTGAGATAGAGATAATAAGTGGCATTGATTTTGACGGCACAACCAGAACAAGCAATGCTCCCAAAATTGATCCTGCCAGGGTTAGAACTATTAGTCGTGGTAAGCGACGGCGGTCAATTACTCCTTTACCAATAAAAGGTAATGTGCCACCAACGCTCATGAATGTTAGTGCCAGCATATTAGTAGCAAGGGCAGTGCGCGGTTCAACCCCAAACTGAAGCATTATAGGTACGGTAATTAGGGAAGTGCTACCAGTGATGACGCTAATAACGCTTGCTATTAAGAAAACTGTAATAAGGACAAGTAATTGGATGGTTGTCAAGGTAGATATCGCTTTATTCAAGAACTCTGGTTTGTCGGTCTAGATACCGGAGTTAGTAATAAAGGTAAATTAGCATAAAATGGCTTGCGAGTATTAACGGCACAAGGTCTCAGTTTTTCTGGCATTACCCTAAATTAAAAACGCAATAGCTTACAAGCGATTATTCTCAAACTAGAAAAACTTTTGATTCAGCAACTAGCTGTTGCTGTTGCTACCATCAATTCCCATATCAAGCCAAAACGAACCTTAGTTGCGCGACAAATGTTAAAACCTGCGGATGTAAGTAGGTAATGAAATTCAGCTTGGGAATAACACTGCTTGTATGCTGGATCAAAAACTTTCAGAATAATATCGCATATTTGACACAATAAATAATCTCTGCACCAATCCAAAATCACTAATTTACCATCAGGCTTCAGAACCCTTTTCATTTCTGCTAATGCAGCGTCAGGCTCATCAAAATAGTGAAACGAACTAGCAGATATGACCACATCGAAACTGTTACTTGCAAAAGGTAATGCTGAGGCTGGTACGTTGTAAAACGAGACATTAGGGTAGTTACAACATTTTTGTTTAGCCATGAGTAGCATCTTGTCTGAAATGTCTACCCCAACTATCTGTTGCATCGGCTGTTCAATTAAAATTAGCCGCTCAAATTCCCCTGTCCCACAAGCGATATCCAGCACAACATCTGATGGAGATATCTGTGCCCAGCTTTTGAGAAATGACAAAGTATTAGCAACGTAATTGCTCCAGCGTTGGTCATATATTGCTGCCAACCGATCATACTGTTTGCGAACTTTAGTTTCGGTCATAGGGAAACTCTAGATTCTTTCATAAGCCAAAATACATACTTAAGTACAACGACTTCATAGTAGCGTGTGCAATCGTCAAGGTATCAGCATTACTCTAATGTTTTTGATTACTTACTGAATGATGGGACATATCGTATCCTTTCGTTTACCTGTAAAATTATCCCAACCTGAGAGTAAACCTGTTAGTTCATCTCTTAAAGTTAATAGCTCTTCAATCTGGCACTCAATTTCATTTACCTTATCTTCCAGCTTTTGTTTAACTTCACCACAAGGCAGCTTTCCCTCATCATATATATTAAGAATGTCTCTGATCTCTTCAAGACTAAGACCAAGATTTTGCGCCCGTTTAATAAATGCTAAACGGGTAAGCACATCTAACGAAAATTGTCGGAAGCCACCCTCTGTTCTCTCAGAAGAATTGAGTAAACCTAGACTTTCATAATAGCGAATTGTCCTGATAGGAACTCCGCTTAAAGCTGTTACCTGACCAATTAAAAGCAGCTTTTTATCGTGGGTTAACATACTACACTCCCAAATTTGATTTGATTGTTGTTTATCCTGAATTTTTTATATATGTTTTGATAAAAACCCACATTATGAGCTATTTCGATAACCCAGCATATGCCGTCGAGCAAAAAATAGCACCAAAGGCGGCAAAATTACCCATTGTAGTAAGGGTAACCAGCTAATCCCGACACCTGGTACAGCTAAGGCTGAAACACCATAAAGTTTGGCGATATGTACTCGATAAATTTCTGAACTGAATGTATAGAGCCATCCTAAACCAGTAAAGAGTATAGTCAGCTTCCATGTTGGGCTGAGAATCCAGTGGCGTCTGCACCACCAACTAATAAGCCAGTAACAGATAACTGTAATAATTCCATCTCCTAGTGTGCAATGAGTAATGTAGTTGACTTTATCTGCTTACGGGGGACAAAAAGGGCTAGGATGCAGATAAAATAAGCTTCATAGCT
This is a stretch of genomic DNA from Nostoc sp. KVJ3. It encodes these proteins:
- a CDS encoding sulfite exporter TauE/SafE family protein; amino-acid sequence: MTTIQLLVLITVFLIASVISVITGSTSLITVPIMLQFGVEPRTALATNMLALTFMSVGGTLPFIGKGVIDRRRLPRLIVLTLAGSILGALLVLVVPSKSMPLIISISMIVVTVLSIANRNAGVVPAEVIPSRIAEIAGYIVTFLLGIYGGFFSGGYVTLLTAAYVMLFRMTFVQAIATTKLINIFSSFVATLIFMMQGIVDYKLGVILGFTMFIGGIIGGHITLSLSSMWLQRIYLTVVSILAFVTLRKSWQSNQSASHD
- a CDS encoding heavy metal-responsive transcriptional regulator translates to MLTHDKKLLLIGQVTALSGVPIRTIRYYESLGLLNSSERTEGGFRQFSLDVLTRLAFIKRAQNLGLSLEEIRDILNIYDEGKLPCGEVKQKLEDKVNEIECQIEELLTLRDELTGLLSGWDNFTGKRKDTICPIIQ
- a CDS encoding cupredoxin domain-containing protein, with the translated sequence MFNKSKIFGSIAGLGLLFGTASSVATAQMPTEMPTHSSEQTSQFRRIEQPLALKIGVTLGGLGLIGLELWWFLFSKNKATKANIDQGIQELTINVDGGYEPSRVIVKFGQPVRLNFFRRDPSSCLEKVLLPDFHIAQDLALNHVTPIEFTPPKPGQYQFTCGMNMFRGVVEVQ
- a CDS encoding class I SAM-dependent methyltransferase; its protein translation is MTETKVRKQYDRLAAIYDQRWSNYVANTLSFLKSWAQISPSDVVLDIACGTGEFERLILIEQPMQQIVGVDISDKMLLMAKQKCCNYPNVSFYNVPASALPFASNSFDVVISASSFHYFDEPDAALAEMKRVLKPDGKLVILDWCRDYLLCQICDIILKVFDPAYKQCYSQAEFHYLLTSAGFNICRATKVRFGLIWELMVATATASC